From Variimorphobacter saccharofermentans, one genomic window encodes:
- a CDS encoding P-II family nitrogen regulator — translation MKEIIAIIRQNKVNVTKSALAEAGIPSFTCRRALGRGKKLMDPNLFFAIMDSEEAPSDTIGEYLSETNRLIPKRIFTTIIDDDQVELVVDTIMEANSTGNPGDGKIFVLPILENYRVRNGEITTEVY, via the coding sequence ATGAAGGAAATTATTGCTATTATCAGGCAGAACAAGGTCAATGTTACCAAGTCGGCTTTAGCGGAAGCCGGAATTCCTTCCTTCACCTGTAGAAGAGCTCTTGGTCGAGGCAAGAAGCTGATGGATCCTAATTTGTTCTTTGCCATCATGGATTCAGAGGAAGCACCATCCGATACCATAGGTGAATATCTCTCAGAAACGAATCGCCTAATTCCCAAGAGAATATTTACGACAATTATTGATGATGATCAAGTGGAGCTGGTGGTAGATACTATTATGGAAGCCAATTCCACCGGTAATCCCGGAGACGGCAAGATATTCGTCCTTCCAATCCTTGAGAATTACCGGGTAAGGAATGGAGAAATCACTACGGAAGTATATTAG
- a CDS encoding P-II family nitrogen regulator gives MVLVRAIIRPEKVGIVLSELLAAGFPAVTKMDVYGRGKQKGVKVGEVYYDEIPKEMLLMVVEDKDKDDVVRIIMKYARTGEEGHFGDGRIFVSPVEEAYTISSRKKGL, from the coding sequence ATGGTATTAGTAAGAGCAATCATACGTCCTGAAAAGGTAGGGATCGTGTTATCTGAACTTTTGGCAGCAGGCTTTCCTGCCGTAACCAAAATGGATGTATACGGTAGAGGTAAGCAAAAGGGAGTTAAGGTCGGGGAAGTATATTATGACGAAATTCCCAAGGAGATGTTATTAATGGTTGTGGAAGATAAAGATAAGGATGATGTCGTTCGTATCATTATGAAATATGCAAGAACAGGGGAAGAAGGTCATTTTGGAGATGGTAGAATATTCGTCAGCCCTGTGGAGGAGGCATATACCATCAGTAGTAGAAAGAAAGGATTATAG
- the nifD gene encoding nitrogenase molybdenum-iron protein alpha chain, which translates to MKTIHKVLEKYDSKVYKNRKEHMVEVGNNDNNNEIAANVRTIPGIITQRGCCYAGCKGVVLGPIKDAFLITHGPIGCAFYSWGTRRHKARKEEGEDNYLQYCFSTDLQESDIVFGGEKKLKQSIQEAVDLFHPSTIFICSTCPVGLIGDDIHAVAKWAEKEYGIKCIAFSCEGYKGVSQSAGHHIANNQLIRYVIGEGDREIKNKFSVNLLGEYNIGGDGWETERLLKRIGYEVVSTFTGGSSIEDLKNAHKANLSLVQCHRSINYIAEMIETKYGIPWMKVNFIGVDATMKTLRDIAKYFGDPELIARTEAVISEELLQIAEYMEYYRGKLKGKTAAIYVGGSRAHHYQALLKDLGVHTILAGYEFAHREDYEGREVLPFIKMDADNKNIESITVEPDIEKYHLYLSEEDLNRLREEKLIDYYEGMVKDMENGTFMVDDLNHYETEELLKALKPDIFFSGIKDKFVAQKSGILSRQLHSYDYSGPYCCFRGAINFARDVAMGIYTPAWSYVKAPWKTAPILEGTLGGEAVC; encoded by the coding sequence ATGAAAACGATTCATAAAGTTTTAGAAAAATATGATTCCAAGGTTTATAAAAACCGAAAGGAGCATATGGTGGAAGTCGGCAATAATGATAATAATAATGAAATTGCCGCTAATGTCCGCACTATACCCGGCATTATTACACAGAGAGGCTGTTGCTACGCAGGCTGTAAGGGTGTTGTGCTTGGGCCGATTAAGGATGCTTTTCTAATAACCCATGGACCCATTGGTTGTGCCTTTTATTCCTGGGGAACCAGACGACATAAGGCAAGAAAGGAAGAGGGAGAGGATAATTATCTGCAGTACTGCTTCTCCACAGATCTTCAGGAATCGGATATTGTATTCGGTGGAGAGAAGAAACTAAAGCAATCAATTCAGGAAGCGGTGGATTTATTCCATCCCTCTACAATCTTTATTTGCTCAACCTGTCCGGTAGGATTAATCGGTGATGATATTCATGCTGTTGCAAAATGGGCAGAGAAGGAATATGGCATTAAGTGCATTGCTTTCAGCTGTGAAGGTTATAAGGGAGTCAGCCAATCGGCAGGACATCACATTGCAAATAATCAGCTGATACGCTATGTCATAGGAGAAGGAGATCGGGAGATTAAGAACAAATTCTCAGTGAATCTTCTGGGAGAGTACAATATCGGTGGTGACGGTTGGGAAACGGAGCGCTTACTGAAAAGAATAGGTTATGAAGTGGTATCGACCTTTACCGGTGGCAGCAGTATTGAGGATTTAAAAAATGCCCATAAAGCCAATTTAAGTCTGGTTCAGTGCCACCGATCCATTAATTATATAGCGGAAATGATTGAAACCAAATACGGTATTCCTTGGATGAAGGTTAATTTCATCGGGGTAGATGCTACGATGAAAACTCTTCGGGACATTGCCAAATATTTTGGTGACCCTGAGCTAATAGCCCGGACGGAAGCTGTAATTTCGGAGGAATTACTGCAGATAGCAGAGTATATGGAGTACTATCGAGGCAAATTGAAGGGTAAAACAGCCGCTATCTATGTAGGAGGCTCCAGAGCTCATCATTATCAAGCTCTATTGAAGGACTTAGGTGTTCATACAATCCTTGCCGGTTATGAATTTGCCCACAGGGAGGATTATGAAGGAAGAGAAGTCCTACCCTTCATAAAAATGGATGCTGATAATAAGAATATTGAATCTATAACGGTAGAACCGGATATCGAGAAATATCATCTATACTTATCCGAGGAGGATTTAAACAGGCTGAGAGAGGAAAAACTGATTGATTATTACGAGGGTATGGTAAAGGATATGGAGAACGGAACCTTTATGGTGGACGATTTAAACCACTATGAGACAGAAGAACTGTTAAAGGCGTTAAAACCCGATATTTTCTTCTCCGGTATTAAGGATAAATTCGTTGCTCAGAAATCAGGCATTCTTTCGAGACAGTTACATTCCTATGATTACAGCGGCCCATATTGCTGCTTCCGAGGAGCAATCAATTTTGCAAGAGATGTGGCTATGGGAATCTATACACCGGCCTGGAGTTATGTAAAAGCTCCATGGAAAACGGCGCCGATTTTAGAAGGTACTCTGGGAGGTGAAGCAGTATGTTAG
- the nifE gene encoding nitrogenase iron-molybdenum cofactor biosynthesis protein NifE, with amino-acid sequence MNDLGLLDERKKFIREKKDGSCRGEMKCDANSVSGAVSQRACVYCGARVVLNPITDAFHIVHGPIGCASYTWDIRGSLSSGKDIYRNSFSTDLKEQDVIFGGEKKLEAAINEIVDHYHPKLIFVYATCIVGVIGDDVEAVCHRMSKLHNIRVIPVKSPGFSGNKAVGYKMACNAIMELIMPHKQVKKRYGVNILGDFNLAGELWIVKDYLRRMGIPVIASLTGDADYESLIEAPAAKLNIVQCAGSSTFLAKRMEEEMGIPYIKVSFYGIEDTVNSLLRVAEALDNKTARAIAEEFCSAEVNKLEEEMAEYRRSLEGKKAAIYVGGGFKAISLIRQFHSLGMEVTVVGTQTGKQEDYELIENLVNQETVIFDDANPAELEKFMREKGADILVGGVKERPLAYKLGIAFCDHNHERKHPLCGFDGVLNFTREIHHSMNHPVWNSIRFVS; translated from the coding sequence ATGAATGATTTAGGCTTGTTGGATGAAAGAAAGAAATTTATACGGGAAAAGAAGGATGGCTCATGCCGGGGAGAAATGAAATGTGATGCTAACAGCGTCTCGGGAGCAGTCAGCCAAAGAGCCTGTGTATATTGTGGAGCCAGAGTGGTATTAAATCCTATTACCGATGCATTTCATATTGTACATGGTCCCATCGGTTGTGCCAGTTATACCTGGGATATTCGCGGAAGCCTGAGCAGTGGAAAGGATATCTACCGTAACAGCTTTTCAACGGATCTTAAGGAGCAGGATGTGATCTTCGGAGGAGAGAAGAAGCTGGAAGCAGCCATAAATGAGATTGTAGATCATTACCACCCTAAGCTGATATTTGTCTACGCTACCTGTATCGTAGGCGTAATTGGAGATGATGTAGAGGCTGTATGCCATAGAATGTCAAAGCTACATAATATACGGGTGATACCCGTCAAATCACCGGGATTTTCAGGGAATAAAGCAGTGGGTTATAAAATGGCCTGTAATGCAATTATGGAATTAATAATGCCCCATAAACAAGTAAAAAAAAGATATGGAGTTAATATATTAGGTGACTTTAACTTGGCAGGAGAATTGTGGATTGTCAAGGACTATCTGAGACGAATGGGAATTCCGGTGATTGCCTCCCTAACAGGAGACGCGGATTATGAGAGCTTAATTGAAGCACCAGCGGCGAAGCTTAATATCGTACAATGTGCTGGCTCCAGTACCTTTCTGGCAAAGCGTATGGAGGAGGAAATGGGCATTCCTTATATTAAGGTAAGCTTTTATGGAATCGAAGATACTGTTAACTCCTTACTACGTGTAGCAGAGGCACTAGATAATAAGACCGCCAGAGCCATAGCCGAAGAATTCTGCAGTGCTGAGGTTAACAAACTGGAGGAGGAGATGGCGGAGTATCGCCGAAGTCTGGAGGGTAAGAAGGCAGCGATCTATGTTGGAGGAGGTTTTAAAGCAATCTCACTCATCCGACAGTTTCATTCACTCGGTATGGAGGTCACCGTTGTTGGCACACAAACAGGGAAACAAGAGGATTATGAACTGATAGAGAATCTTGTCAATCAAGAAACTGTCATTTTTGATGATGCTAATCCTGCAGAGCTGGAGAAATTTATGCGGGAAAAGGGAGCGGATATTCTTGTGGGAGGAGTGAAGGAAAGGCCTTTGGCATATAAGCTCGGTATTGCCTTCTGTGATCATAACCACGAAAGAAAGCATCCGCTTTGCGGATTTGATGGGGTACTTAATTTCACAAGAGAAATTCATCATAGTATGAATCATCCGGTATGGAATAGTATTCGTTTTGTATCATAA
- the nifB gene encoding nitrogenase cofactor biosynthesis protein NifB, whose product MSKNLVNLTVNPCNMCMPMGAITAMYGIKKCVTLLHGSQGCSTYIRRHMATHYNEPVDIASSSLTEEGTVYGGEKNLIQGLINLIQIYQPEVIAVSTTCLAETIGEDIKRMIEDFYEKYPQYSHITIVPIHSAGYSGSQYEGYMSALYQLITNIPMNTVKNSKINIITGYLSPADTRYLKELLSLFRIDYILLPDLSENLDRGYYETYEKLPQEGTSIEELKQMAGAKLTIELSSFSEETFSVGRYLESYYGVPYIRCNLPVGLRDNDALIKLLSEVTHREIPEKLRKERARYLDAMIDSHKYNGEAYAAIYGEPDFVYSAVRLCVENGILPVIAATGSKVPSFKEKVEAEIKELAEGFFYHPYEILEEIDFLGLEELARKYKINVFIGNSDGRRLAEKLNIDLVRRSFPIHDRMGGQRLTMIGYDGSLSLLDEISNVILAKKETGFREELYQKYFKAERKESGKSMEEKTATHPCYNCGAHQYARIHLPIAPKCNISCNYCVRKYDCPNESRPGVTTSVLGPEEACQRYLEAKKKLPKLSVVGIAGPGDALANLPETLETLRLIRSHDPEVTFCISTNGLMLPQAAEQLIAAGVTHVTVTMNTVDPAIGARIYKYINYMGRQYTGEIGAAILIANQMAGIKILADKGILIKVNIVMLKGINDEHIPELVKQVKELGASVTNIIPLIPVSGSVFEKLSPVSKEELNTMRDRCSGILKQMYHCQQCRADAVGTLGKSCPSESGKGILMAVASKSGILVDQHFGHVTEFYVYEYKNGVTTFKEKRSVRKYCDGVQECDEQEDKIHLILKTIEDCKAVLVMRIGEAPKEKLSKQGIRVITTYDRIEASVAKVASEMITG is encoded by the coding sequence ATGAGTAAAAACCTGGTAAATCTTACGGTTAATCCCTGCAATATGTGTATGCCCATGGGAGCAATAACAGCAATGTACGGTATAAAAAAATGTGTTACGTTGCTCCATGGATCCCAGGGTTGCAGTACTTATATACGAAGACACATGGCTACCCATTATAATGAACCGGTGGATATTGCGTCCTCCTCATTAACTGAGGAGGGAACAGTGTATGGGGGTGAAAAAAACCTCATTCAAGGTCTTATTAACCTGATTCAGATATACCAACCGGAGGTGATTGCTGTTTCCACCACATGTCTGGCAGAAACCATCGGTGAAGATATTAAACGGATGATCGAGGATTTTTATGAAAAATACCCTCAGTATAGTCATATTACAATCGTACCAATTCACTCAGCGGGATATAGCGGAAGTCAATACGAAGGGTATATGTCCGCACTTTATCAGTTGATTACAAATATACCGATGAATACGGTGAAAAATAGTAAGATAAATATTATCACAGGTTATCTCTCCCCGGCAGACACCAGGTATCTGAAGGAACTTTTATCTCTTTTCCGGATTGATTATATCTTGCTGCCAGATTTATCGGAGAATCTAGATCGAGGATATTATGAAACATATGAGAAGCTACCGCAGGAAGGAACCTCCATTGAGGAACTGAAGCAAATGGCTGGAGCTAAGCTTACGATTGAACTGTCAAGCTTTTCGGAGGAGACCTTCTCGGTGGGCAGATATCTTGAAAGCTACTATGGAGTTCCATATATCCGCTGTAATCTACCGGTGGGACTGAGGGATAATGATGCTCTTATAAAGCTGTTATCGGAGGTGACTCACAGAGAAATCCCTGAGAAGCTTAGGAAAGAACGGGCACGATATCTCGATGCGATGATAGATTCGCATAAGTATAATGGAGAAGCCTATGCAGCAATTTATGGCGAACCGGATTTTGTATATAGTGCAGTTCGATTGTGTGTAGAGAATGGAATTCTACCGGTGATCGCAGCCACAGGTAGTAAGGTCCCTTCCTTTAAGGAAAAAGTTGAGGCTGAAATAAAGGAGCTAGCGGAAGGATTCTTTTATCATCCCTATGAGATTCTGGAGGAGATCGATTTTCTCGGCTTGGAGGAATTGGCAAGAAAATATAAGATCAATGTTTTCATCGGTAATTCCGATGGCAGAAGACTGGCTGAAAAGCTTAATATAGACCTGGTAAGGAGAAGCTTCCCCATCCATGATCGTATGGGAGGACAGAGGCTGACTATGATAGGCTATGATGGTTCCCTAAGTCTTTTGGATGAAATAAGCAATGTGATCCTTGCGAAGAAAGAAACAGGATTTCGTGAGGAGTTGTATCAGAAGTACTTCAAGGCAGAAAGGAAAGAGAGTGGTAAATCAATGGAAGAAAAAACAGCCACCCATCCTTGCTATAACTGTGGTGCCCATCAATATGCCAGAATTCATTTACCGATTGCTCCCAAGTGTAATATTAGTTGTAACTATTGCGTCAGAAAGTATGATTGCCCCAATGAAAGCAGACCGGGAGTAACAACTTCCGTATTAGGACCGGAGGAAGCCTGTCAAAGATATTTGGAAGCGAAAAAGAAGCTTCCAAAGCTATCAGTAGTAGGCATCGCCGGACCTGGAGATGCCCTGGCGAATCTCCCAGAGACCCTGGAGACCCTGCGATTAATCCGGTCCCATGATCCTGAGGTGACCTTCTGTATCTCCACCAATGGACTTATGCTTCCTCAGGCGGCAGAGCAATTGATTGCTGCAGGGGTTACCCATGTAACCGTTACCATGAATACAGTGGATCCTGCTATCGGAGCCAGAATATATAAATACATTAACTATATGGGAAGACAATATACCGGGGAAATCGGTGCAGCGATACTGATTGCCAATCAGATGGCTGGTATAAAAATTCTTGCTGATAAAGGAATTCTTATTAAGGTAAATATCGTAATGTTAAAGGGTATAAATGACGAGCACATTCCGGAACTGGTGAAACAGGTAAAAGAATTAGGCGCCTCCGTGACCAATATCATTCCATTGATTCCAGTATCAGGTAGCGTATTTGAAAAGCTATCCCCTGTAAGTAAAGAGGAGCTTAATACAATGCGTGACAGATGCAGTGGAATCTTAAAACAGATGTATCATTGTCAACAATGCCGGGCAGATGCCGTTGGTACCTTAGGAAAGAGTTGCCCTTCGGAGTCTGGAAAGGGAATCCTGATGGCAGTAGCGTCCAAAAGTGGAATACTGGTTGACCAGCATTTCGGTCATGTAACTGAGTTCTATGTATATGAGTATAAGAATGGAGTCACTACATTTAAAGAGAAAAGATCCGTCCGAAAGTACTGTGATGGAGTACAGGAATGTGATGAGCAGGAGGATAAGATACATCTAATTCTTAAGACCATTGAAGACTGTAAGGCAGTCCTGGTTATGCGTATTGGAGAAGCACCTAAGGAAAAACTCAGTAAGCAGGGAATAAGAGTCATTACAACCTATGACCGAATTGAAGCTTCCGTAGCTAAGGTGGCATCAGAAATGATTACAGGATAG
- the nifH gene encoding nitrogenase iron protein, translated as MRQVAIYGKGGIGKSTTTQNLTAGLGEMGKNIMIVGCDPKADSTRLILGGLAQRTVLDTLREEGEDIDLDFIMKRGFANIRCVESGGPEPGVGCAGRGIITSISLLEQLGAYTDDLDYVFYDVLGDVVCGGFAMPIREGKAQEIYIVASGEMMALYAANNISKGISKYASTGGVRLGGIICNSRKVDGEAELVSAFAKELGSQMIHFVPRDNMVQRAEINKKTVIDYDPNANQADEYRELAKKIDGNDMFVIPKPMKQERLEELLMEHGILDI; from the coding sequence ATGAGACAGGTCGCAATTTATGGTAAAGGTGGAATTGGAAAATCAACAACAACACAGAATTTAACTGCTGGGTTAGGAGAAATGGGTAAAAACATTATGATTGTAGGCTGTGATCCAAAGGCTGACTCCACAAGATTAATTTTGGGTGGTCTGGCACAAAGAACAGTTCTTGATACGTTAAGAGAAGAAGGAGAGGATATCGATCTGGACTTCATTATGAAACGGGGATTTGCCAATATCCGATGTGTAGAGTCCGGAGGACCGGAGCCCGGTGTTGGCTGTGCAGGTCGAGGAATCATTACTTCCATCAGTTTGCTGGAGCAGCTTGGAGCATATACCGATGATCTGGATTATGTATTCTATGATGTACTTGGTGATGTAGTTTGTGGTGGATTTGCAATGCCAATTCGTGAAGGAAAAGCGCAGGAAATATACATCGTAGCTTCTGGAGAGATGATGGCACTCTATGCAGCCAACAATATCTCCAAGGGTATTTCCAAATACGCTTCGACAGGAGGTGTCAGGCTGGGTGGAATCATCTGTAACTCCAGAAAGGTGGATGGAGAAGCGGAGCTGGTAAGTGCCTTTGCCAAGGAGCTAGGCTCCCAGATGATACACTTTGTACCAAGAGATAATATGGTTCAGAGAGCGGAGATCAATAAAAAGACCGTAATTGATTATGATCCCAATGCGAACCAGGCAGATGAATACCGGGAATTGGCAAAGAAAATCGACGGTAATGATATGTTTGTAATACCGAAGCCAATGAAGCAGGAACGTCTGGAAGAGCTTCTTATGGAACATGGAATCTTAGATATATAA
- a CDS encoding nitrogenase component 1: protein MLDYTKKEAYERSGLKINPAKTCQPVGAMYAALGVHACMPHSHGSQGCCAFHRMFLTRHFKDPAMASSSSFTEGSSVFGGGSNLKTAAKNIFQIYDPKIIAVHTTCLSETIGDDLNALIQGIDIPDGKYMVHTNTPSYKGSHITGFSNMVASFIQYLSVSSGKTNGKTAIFPGFVNPGDMREIKRIAELMGVPYTMLPDTSGVMDSPMTGKFMLYPKGGTTVEEIIQLGDSTSSIAFGKFASEAPAEALSKKCRVNYDLLPLPIGIGRTDEYILALQKITKSEVPDQLEEERGQLVDILIDIHPYTYNKKVAVFGDPDTVLSIAEFLLEMGMLPKYLVTGTPGDAFEQAAEELFSKFGVVGCKAKAAGDLFELHQWIKEEGVDLLIGGTHGKYIARAEDIPFVRAGFPIIDRYIHSYLPLVGYKGGMRLAEMITNALMDRMDRDCAEEDFEMVM, encoded by the coding sequence ATGTTAGATTATACGAAAAAGGAAGCATATGAAAGAAGTGGTTTAAAAATAAATCCGGCCAAAACCTGCCAGCCGGTAGGGGCTATGTATGCAGCCCTCGGTGTTCATGCTTGTATGCCGCACAGCCATGGTTCTCAAGGCTGTTGTGCCTTTCACAGAATGTTCTTAACCCGTCACTTTAAGGATCCGGCAATGGCATCCTCCAGCTCCTTTACAGAAGGCTCCTCCGTATTTGGTGGTGGAAGCAATCTTAAAACAGCTGCTAAGAATATATTCCAAATCTATGATCCGAAGATTATTGCAGTTCATACTACCTGCTTATCAGAAACAATTGGTGATGACCTGAATGCGCTAATTCAAGGCATTGACATTCCGGATGGAAAGTATATGGTTCATACCAATACACCAAGCTACAAGGGCTCCCATATCACGGGCTTTTCCAATATGGTAGCAAGCTTTATCCAGTATTTATCTGTATCCAGTGGTAAGACCAACGGGAAGACTGCAATATTCCCCGGATTTGTAAACCCTGGAGATATGAGGGAGATAAAAAGGATAGCGGAGCTAATGGGTGTTCCTTATACCATGCTACCGGATACCAGTGGAGTAATGGATAGTCCTATGACCGGTAAGTTTATGCTATATCCTAAGGGAGGAACCACTGTTGAGGAGATTATACAGCTAGGTGATTCAACATCCTCCATCGCATTTGGCAAGTTCGCCAGTGAAGCTCCGGCCGAAGCACTATCTAAAAAATGCCGTGTAAATTATGACCTGCTGCCTTTACCGATTGGTATTGGACGCACCGATGAATATATTCTTGCATTACAAAAAATCACAAAGAGTGAGGTTCCTGATCAACTGGAGGAGGAACGAGGACAGCTGGTTGATATTCTTATTGACATTCATCCATATACCTATAATAAAAAGGTTGCAGTTTTCGGTGATCCAGATACAGTACTCAGCATAGCGGAATTCCTTCTGGAGATGGGTATGCTGCCTAAGTACCTTGTAACAGGAACTCCAGGTGATGCTTTTGAGCAGGCTGCTGAAGAACTCTTCTCAAAATTCGGAGTAGTAGGCTGTAAGGCTAAAGCTGCCGGAGATTTATTCGAACTTCACCAGTGGATTAAGGAAGAAGGTGTGGATTTACTGATTGGAGGTACCCATGGTAAATACATCGCCAGAGCAGAGGATATTCCTTTTGTCAGAGCAGGCTTCCCGATTATAGACCGCTATATTCATTCTTATCTGCCATTAGTGGGATATAAGGGTGGCATGAGACTGGCAGAAATGATTACCAATGCCTTAATGGATCGAATGGATCGAGATTGTGCCGAAGAAGATTTTGAGATGGTTATGTAA
- a CDS encoding sulfate/molybdate ABC transporter ATP-binding protein produces the protein MNLLVNIKKKYKNFTLSVNIESQGNALGLLGASGSGKSMTLRCIAGIETPDHGCIRLNDQVVFDSEQGINIPPRYRNIGLLFQNYALFPHMTVNENIKIGMKDKANHQQRLQQLLAMFSIENLQNCYPWQLSGGEQQRVAMARLLAYEPELLLLDEPFSALDTHLKEELFPELKAILSDYGKDIILVSHSKGELYQFCDSIAVLDHGAVVEYGPKCQIFGHPEQVSTARLIGCRNISRIKRIGEYELMALDWNLCLKTMERISEEIRFIGICGNRLKLTMSADENTIPVELVEVLEGPKEVNLIYHNSKILDDKHRFHLTLAKDEWDNLTECRRGYLHFPKEYLLLLK, from the coding sequence ATGAACTTATTGGTCAACATAAAGAAGAAGTATAAGAATTTCACTCTTTCGGTCAACATAGAAAGTCAGGGTAATGCCTTAGGTTTATTGGGTGCTTCCGGTAGTGGTAAAAGTATGACATTAAGATGTATTGCAGGGATAGAAACACCGGATCACGGATGTATCAGGCTAAACGATCAAGTGGTGTTTGATTCAGAACAGGGCATCAATATACCACCAAGATATCGTAACATAGGGCTGCTTTTTCAAAATTATGCTTTGTTCCCCCATATGACAGTAAATGAAAACATTAAGATCGGTATGAAGGATAAAGCCAATCACCAACAACGGCTACAACAGCTGCTGGCAATGTTTTCGATAGAAAATCTACAGAATTGCTACCCATGGCAGCTATCCGGTGGAGAGCAGCAAAGAGTTGCAATGGCCAGGCTTCTGGCTTATGAGCCTGAGCTCTTATTGCTGGATGAACCCTTTTCCGCATTGGATACTCACCTAAAAGAAGAATTATTCCCAGAGCTTAAAGCAATTCTATCGGATTATGGAAAGGATATTATCTTGGTATCCCATAGTAAAGGTGAGCTATACCAGTTTTGTGATTCTATTGCCGTTCTGGATCACGGCGCTGTAGTGGAATACGGACCGAAATGTCAGATATTCGGGCATCCTGAACAGGTAAGTACCGCAAGGCTGATTGGGTGCAGGAATATCTCCAGAATAAAAAGGATAGGAGAGTATGAGCTTATGGCCCTGGACTGGAACCTTTGTCTAAAGACTATGGAAAGGATTTCAGAGGAGATCCGCTTCATCGGAATATGTGGAAATCGCCTAAAACTGACAATGTCTGCCGATGAAAATACCATCCCGGTAGAATTGGTAGAGGTACTGGAGGGACCGAAGGAGGTAAACCTGATTTATCATAATTCCAAGATATTGGACGATAAGCATAGATTTCACCTTACCTTAGCAAAGGATGAGTGGGATAACCTAACAGAATGCAGGAGGGGATATTTGCATTTCCCAAAGGAATATCTTCTGTTACTAAAATAG
- a CDS encoding 2Fe-2S ferredoxin, with protein MVEIKHHIFVCTSCRLNGQQKGFCYSKNSVDIVSKFMEATEEYDLSGEVMITNTGCFGICDKGPIAVVYPEGIWYGNLTEECVEKIVEEHLVNGQPVKELII; from the coding sequence ATGGTTGAAATAAAACATCATATTTTTGTCTGTACCAGCTGCAGATTGAATGGACAGCAGAAAGGGTTTTGCTATTCTAAGAATTCGGTGGATATTGTCTCAAAATTCATGGAAGCAACTGAGGAATATGATCTATCAGGTGAAGTGATGATTACCAACACCGGTTGCTTTGGTATCTGTGATAAAGGGCCTATTGCGGTTGTATATCCGGAAGGTATATGGTATGGAAATCTTACAGAGGAGTGTGTGGAAAAGATCGTAGAAGAGCATTTGGTGAATGGGCAGCCAGTGAAAGAGCTTATTATCTGA